From Bacillus sp. FSL K6-3431, the proteins below share one genomic window:
- a CDS encoding M20 metallopeptidase family protein: protein MLQTKLVDTALKAWTIEQRRHFHMHPELSGQEFKTAAYVRKTLTEFGLPIDDSYSAPNVVAYLKGTEGKKTIALRADMDALPIVEEGENKPYISKNLGVSHACGHDGHTAILLAVAKWMSNNKHQVKNNIKFIFQSSEEASPSGAEQLVKEGALDGVDTIFGIHLIQNLEMGKIGFATGPAMASCNDFDITIKGVGGHAGQPQDAVDPIYIASHLIQAFQSVVSRSLHPLHAGVISFGGIQAGNSFNVIPSEARLTGTIRAMTYEAAELMHTRTKQLTESICESFGAIGQYEYIKGTPPLYNHPEACEYAEKIIVQTFGEDIFSVMDPSMGAEDYSYYLKEKTGAFINVGMQSDKSQFPHHHPKFDIDEDAIPTAIELMIQLALNK, encoded by the coding sequence ATGTTACAAACTAAATTAGTAGACACGGCTTTAAAAGCTTGGACAATAGAACAGCGTAGACATTTCCATATGCACCCGGAATTATCTGGGCAGGAATTTAAAACAGCTGCCTATGTACGAAAAACATTAACAGAATTCGGCCTTCCGATTGACGATAGTTATTCAGCTCCAAATGTTGTTGCTTATCTAAAAGGAACAGAAGGTAAGAAAACAATTGCGCTCCGTGCAGATATGGATGCATTGCCGATTGTGGAAGAAGGGGAAAATAAGCCCTATATTTCTAAAAATCTAGGCGTATCTCATGCATGTGGTCATGACGGACACACAGCGATTTTACTAGCAGTCGCAAAATGGATGAGTAACAATAAGCATCAAGTAAAAAATAACATTAAGTTTATTTTTCAAAGCTCAGAAGAAGCGTCGCCAAGCGGAGCAGAACAACTTGTAAAAGAAGGAGCTCTAGATGGAGTAGATACTATTTTTGGTATTCATCTCATACAAAACCTTGAAATGGGCAAAATTGGCTTTGCGACAGGTCCAGCAATGGCGTCATGCAATGATTTCGATATTACGATTAAAGGTGTCGGCGGTCACGCTGGGCAGCCACAAGATGCGGTTGATCCGATTTATATTGCTTCACATTTGATTCAAGCATTTCAATCGGTTGTGAGTAGAAGCTTGCATCCACTCCATGCGGGTGTAATTTCATTTGGAGGTATTCAAGCGGGAAACTCGTTCAATGTTATCCCTTCTGAGGCGAGATTAACAGGAACAATTCGCGCTATGACATACGAAGCTGCTGAATTGATGCATACAAGAACAAAGCAATTGACAGAATCAATTTGTGAAAGCTTCGGTGCAATAGGTCAATATGAATATATAAAAGGCACTCCGCCACTATACAATCACCCAGAAGCATGTGAATATGCAGAGAAAATCATTGTCCAAACATTCGGAGAAGATATTTTCTCTGTGATGGATCCATCCATGGGGGCTGAGGATTACTCTTATTATTTAAAGGAAAAAACAGGAGCTTTCATTAATGTAGGAATGCAAAGTGACAAAAGCCAATTTCCTCATCATCATCCGAAATTTGATATTGATGAAGATGCGATTCCAACAGCAATTGAATTGATGATTCAACTTGCACTAAATAAATGA
- a CDS encoding YfcC family protein, which yields MSKKSKRMAINPQLGAKKNQGRNINAFVLIFCVIVVAAILTYIVPAGEYERIDVDGRTIVNPDSFQFTEQSPVGFFQIFTSVHSGMIAAAGIIFFVLIIGGAFGILKATGALDALIVTITRKLANKELVLIPALMLFFAVGGTLMGMSEETIVYVAIITPLAIALGFDSIVGFAIVSLGANIGFLSAVLNPFNVGVAQGIAELPTFSGIGLRLVMLATFYVAGVIYVYRYAKKIKEQPELRYIGNMKQSTNELDKDIKLETRHKWVLSVFLLNFVILIIGVLKFDWYITEIAGLFLLFGILMGFIGKLNPSSIADNFMDGAKDVIGGALIIGFAQSILVVVQDGKLMDSILFYASSLLNQLSPAFNAVGMFAVQLFLNFLVPSGSGQAALTMPIMAPLADLVGVTRQTAVLAFQLGDGITNSVFPTAGVLIAGLAVAGIPYTKWFRWVLPFILIEVALGIVFLLIAQAIKYGPF from the coding sequence ATGAGTAAGAAAAGCAAGAGAATGGCAATTAACCCACAATTGGGAGCTAAAAAAAATCAAGGTAGAAATATTAATGCGTTCGTATTAATTTTCTGTGTAATTGTGGTAGCGGCAATTTTAACATATATCGTTCCAGCGGGGGAATATGAAAGAATAGATGTAGATGGGCGTACAATTGTAAATCCTGATTCTTTTCAGTTTACTGAGCAATCTCCCGTTGGTTTTTTTCAGATTTTTACAAGTGTTCATTCCGGAATGATTGCGGCCGCTGGCATCATCTTTTTCGTTTTGATTATTGGTGGAGCCTTTGGAATACTGAAAGCAACAGGTGCACTTGATGCATTGATAGTCACGATCACGAGAAAGTTAGCGAATAAGGAATTGGTTCTGATTCCAGCGTTAATGTTATTTTTTGCCGTCGGTGGCACGTTAATGGGGATGTCTGAAGAAACAATTGTGTACGTGGCAATTATTACACCGTTAGCTATCGCACTTGGGTTTGATTCCATTGTAGGATTCGCCATTGTTTCATTGGGTGCGAATATTGGATTTCTTAGCGCCGTGCTTAATCCATTTAACGTTGGTGTCGCACAGGGCATTGCTGAATTGCCGACATTTTCGGGTATCGGGCTTAGACTAGTCATGCTAGCTACTTTTTATGTAGCAGGTGTTATATATGTATATCGTTATGCGAAAAAAATTAAGGAGCAACCTGAACTACGTTATATAGGAAATATGAAACAAAGTACGAATGAGTTAGATAAGGATATTAAGCTAGAAACCCGTCATAAATGGGTGTTAAGTGTCTTTTTACTTAATTTTGTTATTTTAATTATTGGCGTATTAAAATTTGACTGGTATATTACTGAAATTGCTGGGTTATTTCTTCTATTCGGTATTTTGATGGGCTTTATTGGTAAGTTGAATCCGAGTAGCATCGCAGATAACTTTATGGATGGTGCCAAAGATGTGATTGGTGGAGCATTGATTATTGGATTTGCTCAATCGATTCTTGTAGTAGTACAAGATGGTAAATTAATGGATTCTATTTTATTTTATGCATCTTCTTTACTTAACCAATTATCACCAGCATTTAATGCCGTTGGTATGTTTGCTGTTCAGCTGTTTTTAAACTTCCTAGTTCCATCAGGAAGTGGACAGGCTGCACTTACCATGCCGATCATGGCACCACTCGCTGATTTGGTAGGTGTAACGAGACAAACAGCTGTACTTGCGTTCCAACTTGGAGACGGGATCACAAACTCTGTTTTTCCAACAGCAGGTGTGTTGATTGCAGGTCTTGCCGTTGCAGGAATTCCATATACAAAATGGTTTAGATGGGTACTTCCATTTATATTGATCGAAGTTGCACTAGGCATAGTTTTTCTACTCATTGCACAGGCAATCAAATATGGCCCGTTTTAA
- a CDS encoding DinB family protein yields MNKLMFKQFELTREYFIKIVGSVSKDQTDVQPDGFNNTIHWHTGHVLTITEQTMFGFPHTTTQLPANYIDLFGNGTKPADWTGNVPTMDELIVQLKDQLAHIQQIPAEQLNNTLETPFLGCKTFGELAGVTLMHEATHLGQIQAMKRVIEHMGITN; encoded by the coding sequence ATGAACAAACTTATGTTCAAGCAATTTGAATTGACAAGAGAATATTTCATCAAGATTGTAGGTTCGGTTTCCAAGGACCAAACTGATGTGCAGCCAGATGGTTTCAATAACACAATTCATTGGCATACAGGTCACGTTTTGACAATTACTGAACAAACTATGTTTGGGTTTCCTCATACAACGACCCAGCTTCCTGCAAACTATATTGACTTGTTTGGGAACGGTACGAAACCAGCTGATTGGACGGGAAATGTACCTACTATGGATGAACTTATAGTACAGCTAAAAGATCAATTGGCACATATTCAGCAAATTCCAGCTGAACAACTAAATAACACATTGGAAACACCTTTCCTAGGATGTAAAACCTTTGGAGAGCTTGCTGGCGTAACATTGATGCATGAAGCAACACATTTGGGGCAAATTCAGGCAATGAAACGGGTAATTGAACACATGGGTATAACAAACTGA
- the wrbA gene encoding NAD(P)H:quinone oxidoreductase, translated as MTNVKLAIIYYSSGGTNYQLAQWAEAGAKEVGAEVKVLKVAETAPQAAIDSNPGWKAHVEATKDVPEVTLEDLDWADAIIFSVPTRFGNMPSQMKQFLDTTGGLWFNGKLVDKVVSAMSSAQNPHGGQEATILSLYTTMYHWGAIVAAPGYTDPVTYVAGGNPYGTSVTVGQDGKMIEDVQAAVKHQSKRTVTVAESIKKANQ; from the coding sequence ATGACAAACGTAAAATTAGCAATAATTTATTACAGTTCTGGAGGTACGAACTATCAATTAGCACAATGGGCAGAAGCGGGAGCAAAGGAAGTGGGTGCCGAGGTAAAGGTACTTAAAGTTGCTGAAACGGCTCCTCAGGCTGCTATTGATTCTAATCCGGGATGGAAGGCACATGTCGAAGCAACGAAAGATGTACCAGAAGTAACATTAGAAGATCTTGATTGGGCAGATGCCATCATATTTAGTGTACCAACCCGATTTGGTAACATGCCATCACAAATGAAGCAATTTTTGGACACGACTGGTGGTTTATGGTTTAACGGCAAACTTGTTGATAAGGTTGTTAGTGCGATGTCTTCAGCCCAAAATCCTCACGGAGGTCAAGAGGCTACCATATTGTCTTTATATACAACGATGTATCATTGGGGAGCAATTGTTGCAGCTCCCGGATACACGGACCCTGTAACCTATGTTGCTGGTGGGAATCCATACGGTACAAGCGTGACTGTTGGACAAGATGGTAAAATGATTGAAGATGTTCAAGCAGCTGTAAAGCATCAATCAAAACGCACAGTAACAGTTGCTGAATCGATTAAAAAAGCAAATCAGTAA
- a CDS encoding alpha/beta hydrolase: MKHIFLKGNDDSKPTLLLLHGTGGTVQDLLKLAEKIDADANVLSVRGNVLENGMPRFFRRLAEGVFDEEDLIFRTKELNEFLNDAAKENDFDRNNIVAIGYSNGANIAASLLFHYQNALKGAILHHPMVPRRGIDLPDLTSKNVFIAAGTNDPICPAQESEELTSLLENANANVELYWENRGHQLTFKEVESASKWYREMKF; the protein is encoded by the coding sequence ATGAAACATATTTTTCTAAAAGGAAATGACGATTCAAAACCTACATTACTATTGCTTCATGGAACTGGGGGGACTGTGCAGGACCTTCTAAAACTTGCAGAAAAGATTGATGCGGATGCAAATGTTCTAAGTGTGCGAGGAAATGTGCTTGAGAACGGCATGCCCCGCTTTTTTCGCCGGTTAGCTGAAGGTGTATTTGATGAAGAAGATTTAATCTTTCGTACGAAAGAATTAAATGAATTTCTTAACGATGCTGCTAAAGAAAATGATTTTGATCGAAATAATATTGTTGCTATCGGCTATTCCAATGGTGCCAACATTGCAGCTAGTTTATTGTTCCATTATCAGAATGCATTAAAAGGAGCAATTTTACATCATCCAATGGTTCCAAGAAGAGGAATTGATTTACCTGATCTGACAAGCAAAAATGTATTTATTGCGGCTGGTACAAATGATCCAATTTGTCCAGCACAAGAATCTGAAGAACTTACATCTTTATTGGAAAATGCGAATGCTAATGTAGAACTTTACTGGGAGAATAGAGGTCACCAATTGACATTCAAAGAAGTTGAATCAGCGTCAAAATGGTATCGGGAAATGAAGTTTTAG
- a CDS encoding flavin reductase family protein, which translates to MHSFDPSKNTERENYKLLIGSIVPRPIAFVTSIAKDGTINGAPFSYFNIVSANPPMISLSIQRKDGGQKDTARNILENREFVVHIVDEQNVEKINITAASLPPDESEIEKAHLTLIPSEAISIPGIAESKVRFECIVERCIELGDKHSVGTDLIIGKIVRYHIDESIYENGRINHNRLGAVSRLAGSNYAKIGEVFSIERPK; encoded by the coding sequence TTGCATTCCTTTGATCCAAGCAAAAATACGGAACGTGAAAATTATAAACTATTAATCGGTAGTATTGTACCAAGGCCGATTGCATTTGTGACGAGTATTGCTAAAGATGGAACAATAAATGGGGCGCCATTTAGTTATTTTAATATCGTATCTGCTAATCCTCCAATGATTTCCCTATCTATCCAACGCAAAGACGGGGGGCAAAAAGATACGGCACGAAACATTTTAGAAAATAGAGAATTCGTTGTGCATATCGTTGATGAACAAAACGTTGAAAAGATTAATATCACTGCGGCATCACTTCCACCTGATGAAAGTGAAATTGAAAAAGCCCATTTAACACTGATTCCTAGTGAAGCCATCTCCATTCCAGGGATCGCTGAATCGAAAGTTCGTTTTGAATGCATCGTTGAGCGTTGTATCGAATTAGGAGATAAGCATTCTGTAGGGACAGATTTGATTATTGGAAAAATAGTCAGATACCATATCGATGAGTCTATTTACGAAAATGGAAGAATTAATCATAACCGCTTAGGAGCAGTTAGTCGCCTAGCAGGATCTAACTATGCAAAAATTGGCGAAGTATTCTCTATAGAAAGACCAAAGTGA
- a CDS encoding ring-cleaving dioxygenase yields MKKTAGIHHITAIVGHPQENVDFYAGVLGLRMVKKTINFDDPGTYHLYFGDGDGKPGTIITFFPWADAYQGEIGDGQVGVTSYVIPTGAMSFWEKRLKKFNIDFSKTERFGEMYLTFADTHGLQLEIVEREEGDENTWIFGDITPDVAIKGFGGATLLSAQPTKTAQLLEEVMGLEKVGEEGGLIRFKSYGDIGNIVDLKATSSGRGQMGVGTVHHIAWRAKDDQDQLDWQQYVGEKGYGVTPVQDRNYFNAIYFREHGEILFEIATDPPGFAHDESHKTMGKSLKLPEQYEMYREQFNNKLIPIEVRNLDK; encoded by the coding sequence GTGAAGAAAACAGCAGGAATTCATCATATAACAGCAATCGTTGGTCATCCGCAGGAAAACGTTGATTTTTATGCAGGTGTTTTAGGGTTAAGAATGGTTAAGAAAACGATTAATTTCGATGATCCAGGAACTTACCACCTTTATTTTGGTGATGGAGACGGTAAACCTGGTACAATCATTACCTTCTTTCCGTGGGCTGATGCATATCAAGGAGAAATTGGTGATGGTCAGGTAGGTGTTACATCCTATGTGATTCCGACAGGCGCTATGTCTTTTTGGGAAAAAAGGCTAAAAAAATTTAATATTGATTTTAGCAAGACCGAGCGATTTGGAGAAATGTATTTAACTTTTGCAGATACCCATGGATTACAATTAGAAATCGTTGAAAGAGAAGAAGGCGATGAGAACACTTGGATTTTCGGTGATATAACGCCAGATGTAGCGATAAAAGGTTTCGGTGGAGCTACATTGCTCTCTGCTCAGCCGACTAAAACAGCCCAATTACTTGAAGAAGTAATGGGATTGGAAAAAGTCGGTGAAGAAGGTGGTTTAATCAGATTTAAATCCTATGGTGATATTGGAAATATTGTTGATCTAAAAGCAACTTCAAGTGGACGAGGACAAATGGGGGTAGGAACGGTTCACCATATTGCATGGCGTGCAAAAGATGACCAAGATCAATTAGATTGGCAACAATATGTAGGGGAAAAAGGATATGGTGTAACGCCAGTACAAGATAGAAACTACTTTAATGCCATCTACTTTAGAGAGCATGGAGAAATATTATTCGAAATTGCAACTGATCCCCCAGGATTTGCACATGATGAATCACATAAAACAATGGGGAAAAGTTTGAAGCTACCTGAACAATATGAAATGTATCGTGAACAATTTAATAATAAATTAATTCCAATTGAAGTAAGAAACTTAGATAAATAA
- a CDS encoding MarR family winged helix-turn-helix transcriptional regulator, with product MSKNLSLKSFVVLMKSSKSVQERIKKDISSYGMGISDFTVLEALYHKGKQTIREISNAVLINTGSITYVIDKLEGKGLLERNDCKEDRRVVHIQITEQGKQIMDEIFPKHQKVIEDIFSEITLEEKQSLIDILKRVGKEQ from the coding sequence ATGAGCAAAAATTTGTCATTAAAGTCATTTGTCGTATTGATGAAGTCTTCAAAATCAGTTCAAGAACGCATTAAAAAGGATATAAGCAGTTACGGAATGGGTATCTCTGATTTTACTGTATTAGAAGCGCTATACCATAAAGGAAAACAAACGATTCGAGAGATTTCCAATGCAGTACTAATCAATACCGGTTCGATAACCTATGTAATTGATAAATTAGAAGGAAAAGGTTTGTTAGAACGAAATGACTGCAAAGAAGATCGAAGAGTTGTTCATATACAAATAACGGAGCAAGGAAAGCAGATTATGGATGAAATCTTTCCAAAGCATCAAAAGGTAATTGAAGACATTTTTTCAGAAATAACATTGGAAGAAAAGCAATCCTTGATAGACATATTAAAAAGGGTTGGAAAAGAACAATAA
- the dnaB gene encoding replicative DNA helicase, producing the protein MSEMVDRTPPQNIEAEQAVIGAIFLEPSALILASEILIPDDFYRSAHQKIYAVMLKLNELGKAVDLVTVTEELSAAKMLEDIGGISYLSEISISVPTAANIGYYARIVEEKSLLRRLIRTATNIATDGFTREDEVNELLDEAEKQIMEVAQRKNAGAFHNIKDVLVRAYDNIELLHHQKGDVTGIPSGFSELDRMTAGFQRNDLIIVAARPSVGKTAFALNIAQNVGTKTGENVAIFSLEMGAEQLVMRMLCAEGNINAQNLRTGSLTDDDWKKLTMAMGSLSNSGIFIDDTPGIRIGEIRSKCRRLKQEHGLGMILIDYLQLIQGSGNSKENRQQEVSEISRMLKGLARELEVPVIALSQLSRGVEQRQDKRPMMSDIRESGSIEQDADIVAFLYRDDYYDQESENKNIIEIIIAKQRNGPVGTVSLAFVKEYNKFVNLEYRYDESAVPSGA; encoded by the coding sequence ATGAGTGAAATGGTGGATAGAACCCCGCCCCAAAATATAGAAGCGGAGCAGGCTGTAATTGGTGCGATTTTTTTAGAACCGTCTGCCTTAATTCTTGCATCTGAAATACTGATACCTGATGATTTTTATCGTAGTGCCCATCAAAAAATTTATGCTGTAATGTTAAAGCTAAATGAGTTGGGAAAAGCAGTTGACTTAGTTACCGTGACAGAAGAACTGTCGGCAGCTAAAATGTTAGAAGACATTGGTGGCATTTCTTACTTAAGTGAGATTTCTATATCTGTACCAACAGCTGCCAATATTGGATACTATGCTAGAATAGTTGAGGAAAAATCATTACTTCGTCGTTTAATCAGAACGGCTACTAATATAGCAACAGATGGCTTTACACGAGAAGACGAAGTAAATGAACTTCTTGATGAAGCAGAAAAACAAATCATGGAAGTGGCTCAGCGAAAAAATGCGGGAGCTTTTCATAATATAAAAGATGTACTTGTCCGTGCCTATGATAATATTGAACTTTTACACCATCAAAAAGGTGATGTGACCGGTATTCCATCGGGTTTTAGCGAGCTCGATCGGATGACAGCAGGTTTTCAACGAAATGATTTAATTATCGTTGCAGCCCGTCCTTCTGTCGGGAAGACGGCATTTGCGCTAAATATTGCACAAAACGTCGGAACGAAAACGGGAGAAAACGTCGCGATTTTTAGTCTAGAGATGGGGGCAGAGCAGCTTGTGATGAGGATGCTTTGTGCGGAAGGCAATATTAATGCGCAAAATTTAAGAACAGGTTCCTTGACCGATGACGACTGGAAAAAATTAACAATGGCAATGGGAAGTCTATCTAATTCAGGTATTTTTATAGACGACACACCAGGTATTAGAATTGGAGAAATTCGTTCTAAATGTCGCCGCTTGAAACAGGAGCATGGTCTTGGAATGATTCTTATCGATTATTTGCAGCTGATTCAAGGAAGCGGGAACTCCAAAGAAAACCGTCAGCAGGAAGTTTCGGAAATTTCCCGTATGTTAAAAGGATTAGCTCGTGAATTAGAAGTACCTGTAATTGCACTTTCTCAGCTTTCCCGTGGTGTGGAACAACGTCAAGACAAACGACCAATGATGTCAGATATCCGTGAGTCAGGAAGTATTGAGCAGGATGCTGATATCGTTGCATTCCTTTATCGTGATGATTACTATGATCAGGAATCAGAGAATAAAAATATTATTGAAATTATCATTGCGAAACAGCGTAATGGACCAGTTGGTACCGTATCGCTTGCGTTCGTAAAGGAATACAATAAATTCGTAAATCTTGAGTACAGATATGATGAATCAGCTGTTCCTTCAGGGGCATAA
- the rplI gene encoding 50S ribosomal protein L9, whose protein sequence is MKVIFLKDVKGKGKKGEVKDVAVGYAQNFLIKQGLAVEATAGSMKSLDNQKKKEQKAAEEEVVEANQLKEKIENLQVELTAKSGEGGRLFGSITSKQIADELKKAHNIKVDRRKFVLDDAIRSLGVTKVPLKLHQQVTATVHVHVKEGN, encoded by the coding sequence ATGAAAGTAATATTTTTAAAAGACGTAAAAGGAAAAGGTAAAAAAGGTGAAGTGAAGGATGTAGCGGTCGGTTATGCGCAAAACTTTTTAATTAAGCAAGGGCTTGCGGTAGAGGCTACAGCTGGCAGCATGAAGTCTTTGGATAATCAAAAGAAAAAAGAACAAAAAGCGGCTGAAGAAGAAGTTGTGGAAGCGAATCAATTGAAAGAAAAGATTGAGAATTTGCAAGTAGAATTAACAGCAAAGTCTGGTGAAGGTGGTCGATTATTCGGTTCTATTACAAGTAAGCAAATTGCAGATGAATTGAAGAAGGCACATAATATTAAAGTAGATAGACGCAAATTTGTCTTGGATGACGCAATACGTTCATTGGGTGTAACAAAAGTTCCGTTAAAACTTCATCAACAAGTTACAGCAACGGTCCATGTACATGTAAAAGAAGGAAACTAA
- a CDS encoding DHH family phosphoesterase, whose protein sequence is MPSYVKSRRMRYPFYTILVMSAVLLVIVGLQYWWLSIMGAIILIALTFVAIKIETDMVTSIEKHISTLSYRVKKVGEEALLEMPIGIMLINDDYYIEWTNPFMASCFNENTLVGRSLYDVGESIIPLIKQEIESEIVTLNERKFRIYFKSEERLLYFFDVTEQIETVKRYEMERNVIAIIYLDNYDDATQGMDDQSRSELNSTVTSLLNKWALNHGIFLKRTSSERFVTLFNEEILRELEKDKFSILDVVREKTLKQNTSLTLSIGVGFGVSSLPELGILAQSSLDLALGRGGDQVAIKLPNGKLQFYGGKTNPMEKRTRVRARVISHALKELMIESDKVIVMGHKYPDMDAIGASIGIRKAAEMNQREGYIVIDFAEIDTGVRRLIEEMKGYPELFSWLITPEEAMELMTDNTLLVVVDTHKPSLVIEEKLLGKTERIVVIDHHRRSEDFIKKPLLVYMEPYASSTAELVTELLEYQPKGEKINTLEATALLSGIIVDTKSFTLRTGSRTFDAASYLRSLGADTVMVQRFLKEDVETYIKRSRLIETVEFYKAGIAIATGTDDEVYDPVMIAQAADALLTMDGVSASFVISKREEDVVGISARSLGEINVQVVMEALGGGGHLSNAATQLQGLKVIEAELKLKQILDDYLEGSQEK, encoded by the coding sequence ATGCCTTCCTATGTAAAATCACGAAGGATGCGCTATCCTTTCTATACTATTTTGGTTATGTCAGCTGTTCTTCTTGTTATTGTTGGCCTCCAGTACTGGTGGCTATCGATAATGGGGGCTATCATACTTATAGCGTTAACCTTTGTAGCTATTAAAATCGAGACCGATATGGTTACATCCATAGAAAAGCATATATCTACATTGTCGTATAGAGTGAAAAAGGTCGGCGAAGAAGCTCTATTAGAAATGCCAATTGGGATTATGCTCATTAATGATGATTATTATATTGAATGGACAAATCCATTTATGGCATCATGTTTTAATGAAAATACACTCGTTGGTCGATCCTTATATGATGTAGGGGAATCGATTATACCACTTATTAAACAAGAGATAGAATCAGAAATCGTCACTTTAAACGAAAGAAAGTTCCGTATATATTTTAAATCAGAGGAAAGACTTTTATATTTCTTTGATGTGACTGAGCAAATCGAAACAGTAAAACGCTATGAAATGGAACGCAATGTGATCGCAATTATTTATTTAGATAATTACGATGATGCGACACAAGGAATGGATGATCAGTCAAGAAGTGAATTAAACAGTACAGTAACATCATTATTAAATAAATGGGCGCTCAACCATGGCATTTTTCTAAAAAGGACATCCTCGGAACGTTTTGTTACACTGTTTAATGAAGAAATCTTACGTGAGTTAGAGAAGGATAAGTTTTCAATACTGGATGTTGTCCGAGAAAAGACATTGAAACAAAATACTTCCCTTACATTAAGCATCGGGGTTGGCTTTGGGGTTTCTTCGCTCCCGGAACTCGGTATCCTTGCTCAATCAAGTTTGGATCTAGCGTTGGGGCGTGGAGGAGACCAAGTGGCGATAAAGCTGCCTAATGGTAAACTACAATTTTATGGTGGAAAAACAAATCCGATGGAAAAGCGTACAAGAGTTAGAGCTCGTGTCATTTCACATGCTTTAAAGGAATTAATGATTGAAAGTGATAAAGTGATCGTAATGGGTCATAAATATCCTGATATGGATGCGATCGGTGCATCTATCGGTATTAGAAAAGCTGCTGAAATGAATCAGCGTGAAGGTTATATAGTGATTGATTTTGCAGAAATTGATACAGGTGTTAGACGGTTGATCGAAGAGATGAAAGGCTATCCCGAATTATTCTCTTGGTTAATCACGCCAGAAGAGGCAATGGAACTGATGACAGATAATACCCTTCTTGTTGTTGTTGATACACATAAACCATCCTTGGTGATTGAGGAGAAGCTCTTAGGTAAAACGGAACGCATCGTCGTCATTGATCATCATCGCCGAAGCGAAGACTTTATAAAAAAACCATTGCTCGTTTATATGGAGCCATATGCATCGTCAACGGCAGAGCTTGTAACAGAGTTACTTGAATACCAACCAAAAGGTGAAAAAATCAATACACTTGAAGCAACTGCATTATTATCAGGTATTATTGTAGATACGAAGAGCTTTACATTGCGGACGGGGTCAAGAACATTCGATGCAGCCTCCTATCTACGCTCACTTGGTGCAGATACGGTCATGGTCCAGAGGTTTTTAAAAGAAGATGTGGAGACGTATATTAAGCGCTCAAGATTGATTGAAACGGTTGAGTTTTACAAGGCTGGTATAGCGATTGCGACAGGAACAGACGATGAAGTATATGATCCTGTAATGATTGCGCAAGCCGCTGATGCATTATTGACAATGGATGGTGTATCCGCATCATTTGTTATATCTAAGCGTGAGGAAGACGTGGTGGGCATAAGTGCTCGTTCACTAGGAGAAATCAACGTACAAGTTGTTATGGAAGCACTTGGAGGTGGTGGACACTTATCCAATGCTGCTACTCAACTACAAGGATTGAAAGTCATTGAAGCAGAGTTGAAATTAAAACAAATATTAGATGATTATTTGGAAGGGAGTCAAGAAAAATGA